In one Chitinophaga sancti genomic region, the following are encoded:
- a CDS encoding response regulator, producing MKKILIIDDDARNIYALRLVLKARGFEVLTAVDAPAGLQVLRDEKDVHVVLMDMMMPEMDGYEALSIMRNDPALEAIPVIAVTAQAMVGDREKCLAAGANGYVSKPIDVDVLLELLGQQ from the coding sequence ATGAAAAAAATTCTGATCATAGATGATGACGCGCGTAACATATACGCATTAAGGCTGGTATTGAAGGCAAGAGGATTTGAGGTATTAACGGCAGTGGATGCCCCGGCAGGATTACAGGTACTAAGAGATGAAAAGGATGTGCACGTGGTACTGATGGATATGATGATGCCGGAAATGGATGGATATGAAGCCTTGTCCATTATGCGGAATGACCCGGCACTGGAAGCGATCCCGGTGATAGCGGTAACGGCGCAGGCGATGGTGGGAGACCGGGAGAAATGCCTGGCGGCAGGGGCGAACGGGTATGTGAGCAAGCCGATAGATGTGGATGTGCTGTTAGAATTGCTGGGGCAACAATGA